From the Gossypium hirsutum isolate 1008001.06 chromosome A02, Gossypium_hirsutum_v2.1, whole genome shotgun sequence genome, the window cgtgataatataaaaatatatgtatgtgaattataaaatatgtgaaatatacaaaaagcatttttaagaatataaagaatatataagtatgtatatgatgtaaaatatgcataaatatatgtaagtatataagaattatgaaatatgaaaaatatatttaagtatgtataagtacgtatatatacatattataaatatataagtatataacaaagcataaactaataaaaataataataataataataacattggaatataaaagaaataaacataaaattaataaaatattaaaataaagtgaaatgaaaaatattaaatatgaaaaaaatatatatgtatacacgtgcgtaataaaaataaaatgacaatatatgaataagaaagtaaatgtttaaacaaataaaataaaagaataatgaataaataatcaaataagtaaataaatggacAAATAGATAAAATAACAAGGCTTGACTAAAAGTTTAAAGGAATTTAAAGAAcgagaaaaaaatataatgaagCAGGGGACCAAACTGTAACTCGCAAGTGAAACAGAGGGTTCGAAAGGGAAAATATCCCTATGCTCTTAAATGCCATGTTTTATGCGGGACTAAAATGGGATACCAGTAGAGTTCTgagccaaaattaaaagaaaaagaagggacaAAAAAGAGGGGCCAATCGAAGCAGATCAAAAGAGTGGAAGGACCATTTGCATAATTTATCCCAAAAGCAGAAATATGCTTATCCTGGGGGTTGTGACGCCGTTTCTCTAGTTATTAagactaaaaataaataataaaaaaaatcacttgaaTGGCCATCTGTCATTTTCtacaaaaatcaaaacaaatccTAACCCCCATTCTTTATCCCTCATTTGAAAGCCAGGCATCCTTATCCTACAATTGGAAGAAGAAGGTTTTCCCTTTATTCTCTTTTGGGCTCGGTTTCGGCGATGGAGATGGAGACTCCGGCGACGTGACCGTGAGGCGATTCAggtaagtttttcttttcttctcccttttattttcatatttttatttaaaatagatttatagaaaaatgaaaagaaaaacaagaaaatgaaGAGACAAAAGATTAAAACGAAaccttttctttctattttgcttttttgattttttggatCTGCCCGTATTACAGTGTTTTTTCTTTGtattcaaaaaaggaaaaaccCCTATTTACAATCGTTTTTCTCTTTTGAAATCTCCAAAAAAAATCccccatttcaaaatacaatcCGTTTCCCCTCAAATCCCTCATCCAAAATACAATCTGTTTTCCCCTCCTTTGAAATATCAAAAATCCTCCTCTCAAAACAGTGATAAGCTTTGGCCTTTATAGCCGGATtacaacttttttatatttttatttggatcATTCGTCTGTTGTTTTCTGCTTTGTTGGTTGCATGTGGCTCTCTGTTTGCAGGTGTCAGAAGGCATCAGACACATGGGTGGCCGGTGATAGGCGAGCAGTGGCGGTGGGCGTGCGCAGGAGGTGGCAGCAACAAACATGCGGCTGGGGTTTCTTTTTGTGTTTGAAAGTTGGTGTAGTTTTGGGCCATTCGGGCCTCTAGGGTTTTTATTAATATTGGGCATTTAGGCTTGTaatttttgggtttattttgctggtatgggcccgggcagattttgggctttacagtTTACATagaataatatgaaatcaataacgtgtactaaaataaaaataatttaatatgaatcaTGTATAATAGTATGAGGTTAAATACCATATAAATCTTCAAacgtaaaaatatatataagagaattttaatacataaattgtaaaatagaacaaattaaaatatattcatatatatatacactaatgAAAGTGCTTGAACAATGCAAAATCAGTAAAATAATTCAAGGTAGagatgaataataaataattttttaaagaacataaaagaattacaaaagaaagggaaaaaataaaataaaaaaactccattaaaataaaaataaaatcaaagaaacaGTTTACAAGTAAATGAAACTATTAAAACAATATGGATGACCAAAATACAACACGCGCAAACCTAAGAGGGCTAAAAGTGCAAATGaaccaaattctaaaataaaatgtttagaaaCAAACTAATTTGAAACAGTATTGAAATTAAGGGGAGAACTTGAAAACAAAACAGACCGTATTAAAACATAATGGAAATGTTGATGGACCGCAAGCGCAATTATCCCCTCCCTATAAGACGCACGGATCTTTAAAGAAATCGGGTCGAGTCATTGGGTTGCATCATGA encodes:
- the LOC121209592 gene encoding uncharacterized protein — encoded protein: MAICHFLQKSKQILTPILYPSFESQASLSYNWKKKVFPLFSFGLGFGDGDGDSGDVTVRRFRCQKASDTWVAGDRRAVAVGVRRRWQQQTCGWGFFLCLKVGVVLGHSGL